A portion of the Chondrinema litorale genome contains these proteins:
- a CDS encoding DUF3089 domain-containing protein: MKSNRYTATVQIIILLALFSLEVFAQKTPEAPDYSDKFYWAALPTKKDWADYVPEESNFKDNQDIAEADVFFIHPTTALSLSTVKNARLDAKRFNHRTDFVMLNQASVFNGSCRVYAPRYRQVSLITFIKKYKNKRRTKVFNVAYSDVKQAFEYYLEHYNNGRPIIIAGHSQGSYHGIRLIQEFFEGKPLYDQLVAAYLIGNASTQPIKKFKEYKSVTAAQSETDTGCVISWNTYKKNGRKYPFYVKNDLCFAGEYGNEFYTNRDENMVVINPLNWKTDDSYAESKLNIGSTPFVRKPEKFKKINESLTDAQLVNGVLRVTKPIEPKYRFPFSGDYHVYDYNIFYTNIRENVALRLDAFQKKYETRVNPVGNN; encoded by the coding sequence ATGAAGTCAAACAGATATACAGCCACTGTTCAAATTATTATCTTACTAGCACTTTTCTCATTAGAAGTATTTGCACAAAAAACTCCAGAAGCTCCAGACTATAGTGACAAATTTTATTGGGCAGCATTACCAACTAAAAAAGACTGGGCAGATTATGTACCTGAAGAATCAAACTTTAAGGATAATCAAGATATAGCCGAGGCGGATGTTTTCTTTATTCACCCAACTACAGCATTGAGTTTAAGCACAGTAAAAAATGCTAGATTAGATGCAAAGCGCTTTAACCACCGAACAGATTTTGTAATGCTTAATCAGGCGAGTGTATTTAATGGTTCTTGCAGAGTGTATGCGCCAAGGTACAGGCAAGTTTCATTAATTACTTTTATCAAAAAATATAAAAATAAGAGACGTACAAAGGTTTTTAATGTAGCCTATAGCGATGTTAAACAAGCATTTGAATATTATCTAGAGCATTACAATAATGGCAGGCCTATTATTATTGCTGGGCATAGCCAAGGGAGTTATCACGGTATCAGATTAATACAAGAGTTCTTTGAAGGCAAACCATTATACGATCAGCTAGTAGCGGCTTATTTGATTGGAAATGCATCTACACAACCGATTAAGAAATTTAAAGAATATAAGAGTGTAACAGCAGCACAGAGCGAAACAGATACTGGCTGTGTAATTAGTTGGAATACTTATAAGAAAAATGGCAGAAAATATCCTTTTTATGTAAAGAATGATTTGTGTTTTGCGGGTGAATATGGCAACGAGTTTTACACAAATAGGGATGAAAATATGGTAGTAATTAATCCGCTTAATTGGAAGACAGACGATAGCTATGCTGAAAGTAAACTGAACATTGGATCTACGCCGTTTGTGAGAAAGCCCGAGAAGTTTAAAAAGATTAATGAGTCGCTAACAGATGCACAATTGGTAAATGGTGTATTAAGAGTTACCAAGCCGATAGAGCCTAAGTACAGGTTCCCATTTTCTGGAGATTACCATGTGTATGACTACAATATTTTTTATACAAACATTAGAGAAAATGTAGCTTTACGTTTAGATGCTTTTCAAAAAAAGTATGAAACTCGTGTAAATCCTGTTGGCAATAATTAA
- a CDS encoding DegT/DnrJ/EryC1/StrS family aminotransferase, whose amino-acid sequence MKTCKVPFYSLDKIHQQCGLALEKAFKDSLTQNWFVLGEKLKTFEKEFSEYLGCEYTSGVANGLEALQISLMALGIGTGDEVLVPAHTFSASFIAVIQTGAKPVPVDVDALTCNLSLKKCKGLINSRTKAIMPVHLYGNPCKMDELLSLANEHNLWVIEDNAQAVGASYNAKKTGTFGHINACSFYPSKTIGALGDAGAITTEDSKLFEKVERLRNYGTKLKYECDEVGLNSRMDELQAAFLSVKLPYLDSWNNVRNKVAANYNQAFVDIDEIQIPAITQNSNSVYHLYTILTSEREQLNTFLNEAGIQTGIHYPKPPHLQKAFQNLANQQGDFPVTEKISTTTLSLPIYPGLSSDDQQYVIDKVKAFFQEKGK is encoded by the coding sequence TTGAAGACCTGTAAAGTTCCCTTTTATTCACTAGATAAAATCCATCAGCAATGTGGTCTAGCTTTAGAAAAAGCTTTTAAAGATTCCCTTACGCAAAACTGGTTTGTGCTAGGTGAAAAGCTTAAAACATTCGAAAAGGAGTTTAGTGAATATTTAGGATGTGAGTATACAAGTGGAGTTGCGAATGGTTTGGAGGCTTTACAAATTTCTCTAATGGCTTTAGGCATTGGTACTGGTGATGAAGTACTGGTTCCGGCGCATACCTTTTCTGCTAGTTTTATTGCTGTTATTCAAACAGGAGCCAAGCCTGTTCCTGTTGATGTGGATGCACTTACTTGTAATCTTTCTTTAAAGAAATGTAAGGGGTTAATCAATTCCAGAACCAAGGCAATTATGCCAGTTCATTTATATGGAAACCCTTGTAAGATGGACGAACTATTGAGCTTGGCAAATGAACATAATTTATGGGTGATAGAAGACAACGCACAAGCTGTTGGTGCAAGTTACAATGCTAAGAAAACAGGAACCTTTGGGCATATAAACGCTTGTAGTTTTTATCCATCTAAAACGATTGGTGCTTTAGGTGATGCAGGTGCAATTACTACAGAAGATAGCAAACTGTTTGAAAAAGTCGAGAGACTTAGAAACTATGGAACTAAGCTAAAGTATGAATGTGATGAAGTTGGTTTAAACTCGAGAATGGATGAATTACAAGCTGCTTTTCTATCTGTAAAATTACCATATCTCGATAGCTGGAATAATGTAAGAAATAAGGTTGCTGCAAATTACAATCAAGCATTTGTAGATATTGATGAAATTCAAATTCCTGCTATTACTCAAAACTCAAACTCAGTCTATCACCTTTATACAATTCTTACAAGTGAGAGAGAGCAGTTAAATACATTTTTAAACGAAGCAGGAATTCAAACAGGAATACATTATCCTAAACCACCACATTTGCAAAAGGCTTTTCAAAATTTAGCTAATCAGCAAGGAGATTTTCCAGTAACTGAAAAGATTAGTACAACTACTTTGAGTTTGCCGATCTATCCCGGCTTATCATCGGACGATCAGCAATATGTAATTGATAAGGTGAAAGCTTTCTTTCAAGAAAAGGGGAAATAG
- a CDS encoding aminodeoxychorismate synthase component I → MTLQQAVKKMNIWGQEKVPFFFMIDFYGKEAEVLPLSVINSANLLYNINGINNTEYLDKSFYKKPELNISPVDFDTYLQAFKHVKKNLLLGNSFLVNLTFPTKISTNLSLLEIFKMSKAKYKVWFKNQFVVFSPETFVRIEHGKIYSNPMKGTISAEIHNAEQVIINDQKEMAEHTTIVDLIRNDLSMVASNVKVDSFRYIDTLETNKGDILQVSSQISGNLPSDYPEKIGSIIGKLLPAGSISGAPKKKTLEIIKEAEIYDRGFYTGTCGIFDGQHLDSAVMIRFIEQTDNGLIFKSGGGITAFSNPQSEYEELIKKVYFPFS, encoded by the coding sequence ATGACGCTGCAACAAGCAGTTAAAAAAATGAATATATGGGGGCAAGAAAAAGTCCCCTTCTTTTTTATGATTGATTTCTATGGCAAAGAAGCCGAGGTTCTTCCGCTATCAGTTATAAATTCTGCAAACCTACTATACAATATCAATGGAATAAACAATACTGAGTATCTCGACAAAAGCTTTTATAAGAAGCCAGAGTTAAATATTTCACCTGTCGATTTTGATACTTACCTTCAAGCTTTTAAGCATGTTAAGAAGAACCTACTGCTTGGAAACTCTTTTTTGGTAAATCTTACCTTTCCAACAAAAATCTCAACCAACCTGAGCTTGCTTGAGATTTTTAAAATGAGCAAAGCCAAATACAAAGTCTGGTTTAAAAATCAGTTTGTGGTTTTCTCTCCCGAAACTTTTGTAAGAATTGAGCATGGTAAGATTTACTCTAACCCGATGAAAGGGACTATCTCTGCCGAAATCCACAATGCAGAACAAGTGATTATTAATGATCAAAAGGAAATGGCTGAGCATACAACCATAGTCGATTTAATAAGGAATGATTTAAGCATGGTTGCAAGCAATGTAAAAGTTGATTCCTTTAGGTATATAGATACGCTTGAAACAAACAAAGGAGATATTCTACAAGTGAGTTCTCAGATAAGTGGCAATCTTCCCTCAGATTATCCAGAAAAGATTGGTTCTATTATTGGAAAATTGCTGCCCGCAGGTTCAATCTCTGGTGCTCCCAAAAAGAAAACGCTTGAAATTATCAAAGAAGCAGAAATTTACGATCGCGGTTTTTATACAGGAACCTGCGGCATTTTCGATGGTCAACATCTGGATAGTGCAGTAATGATTCGCTTTATTGAGCAAACTGATAATGGATTGATTTTTAAAAGCGGTGGTGGCATTACAGCTTTTAGCAATCCCCAATCAGAATATGAAGAATTGATCAAAAAAGTCTATTTCCCCTTTTCTTGA
- the pssA gene encoding CDP-diacylglycerol--serine O-phosphatidyltransferase, whose translation MIKKNIPNYITLGNLLCGILAIHQIYSGNYTLASWLIAIAALLDFSDGFAARMLKVSSPMGKELDSLADMVTFGLAPAMILFNLYPEPESPLRYITLLIALASAWRLAKFNIDTRQSDSFLGVPTPASALFIGSLPLIFQQSPNLEAYLTAPVYLIISVFLSIAMVVELPLFSLKFKKFGFAENKVRYLFLIGSILLLIFLQFIALPVIVVIYIIISLIVHLANSNNDAATSS comes from the coding sequence ATGATTAAAAAAAACATCCCCAATTATATTACGCTAGGTAACTTACTGTGTGGTATACTAGCTATCCATCAAATATATTCTGGTAACTATACTCTGGCTTCTTGGCTAATTGCCATAGCTGCTTTGCTAGACTTTTCAGATGGATTTGCAGCAAGAATGCTCAAAGTAAGTTCACCAATGGGTAAAGAGTTAGACTCACTAGCAGACATGGTCACTTTCGGCCTCGCCCCTGCCATGATTTTATTTAACCTTTATCCAGAACCTGAATCACCTTTAAGGTACATTACCTTGCTAATTGCTTTGGCTTCTGCATGGAGACTGGCCAAGTTTAATATAGATACCAGACAATCAGATTCATTTTTGGGTGTGCCAACTCCGGCAAGTGCACTCTTTATTGGCTCTTTGCCATTAATTTTTCAACAAAGTCCGAATTTAGAAGCTTACTTAACTGCACCGGTGTATCTAATTATTTCGGTATTTTTATCAATCGCAATGGTAGTTGAATTGCCTTTGTTCTCATTAAAATTTAAGAAGTTTGGTTTTGCTGAAAACAAGGTTCGCTATTTATTTCTTATTGGTTCTATTTTGCTTTTGATATTTTTGCAGTTCATTGCTTTACCCGTGATTGTGGTTATCTACATAATTATATCACTGATTGTTCACTTAGCCAATTCGAATAATGACGCTGCAACAAGCAGTTAA
- a CDS encoding MBL fold metallo-hydrolase, giving the protein MVTIKFFTNGGFGENTYILSDESKSCIIIDPGCYQKVEEEDIKNYIEENNLKVEKIVNTHCHIDHVLGNYAMKKAYDVPIYIPENELEVLRSVPAYAPMWGFPAYQPQEPDVLIKREEKTIEFGNTSLEILYVPGHAPGHLAYYHKEEKFCINGDVLFRMSVGRTDLPGGNHSQLMDSIRNVMYQLPDDVTVYCGHGDETTIGFEKKHNPFCRVN; this is encoded by the coding sequence ATGGTAACAATAAAATTTTTTACTAATGGTGGATTCGGCGAAAACACCTACATTCTTTCCGACGAAAGTAAATCCTGCATAATTATAGACCCAGGATGTTATCAGAAAGTTGAAGAGGAAGACATTAAAAATTACATTGAAGAAAATAACTTAAAAGTTGAAAAAATTGTAAACACACATTGCCATATAGATCATGTATTGGGCAACTATGCAATGAAGAAAGCATACGATGTACCTATTTACATACCTGAAAATGAATTAGAGGTTTTAAGATCTGTTCCTGCGTATGCACCGATGTGGGGTTTTCCTGCTTATCAACCGCAAGAGCCAGATGTTTTAATTAAAAGAGAAGAGAAAACCATTGAGTTTGGAAACACCTCTTTAGAAATTCTTTATGTACCAGGGCATGCTCCGGGGCACCTCGCCTATTACCACAAAGAAGAAAAATTCTGTATAAATGGAGATGTGCTATTTAGAATGAGTGTAGGTAGAACAGACTTGCCTGGTGGTAACCACAGTCAGTTAATGGATAGTATTCGCAACGTGATGTACCAATTACCAGACGATGTAACAGTATACTGTGGGCATGGTGATGAAACAACAATTGGCTTCGAAAAAAAACATAATCCCTTTTGTAGAGTAAATTAG
- a CDS encoding NAD(P)/FAD-dependent oxidoreductase produces the protein MKIDYLIVGQGIAGTILSYNLLKAGKTVRVIENDKRKSSSRVAAGIFNPITGRKMVKSWYADTLFPALQEFYPEFEAYTGENFFHQMDMFIPFDSQEKQNTWMANSAEDEYATYIRGFSKTLYKNELHADFGGMIIKGSGYVDIPLMLDSYRKKIANLGFYINDEFNYDDLKLIEDGVEWKGIEAEKIFFCDGVGSASGNPFFNWLAFRPVKGELLKVKFEKNIFEHAINRGCWILPQPDGTSKVGATYNNRELDYEVTEDARNMLLDKMEQLTHLPYQVVGQLTGIRPATYDRRPFVGLHPVYEQLGVFNGLGAKGISLAPYFAKHFTEVLLSGFPLMGLVDISRVIRKYNIKNDVLTKL, from the coding sequence ATGAAGATAGACTATCTGATTGTAGGACAAGGAATTGCAGGAACGATACTTTCATATAACTTACTTAAAGCAGGTAAAACTGTAAGGGTAATTGAAAACGATAAAAGGAAAAGTTCTTCGCGAGTAGCAGCAGGGATTTTTAATCCGATTACAGGTAGAAAAATGGTGAAGAGTTGGTATGCCGATACGCTATTTCCTGCTTTACAAGAGTTTTACCCAGAGTTTGAAGCATATACAGGTGAAAATTTTTTTCATCAGATGGATATGTTTATTCCTTTTGATTCGCAGGAAAAACAAAACACATGGATGGCAAATTCTGCTGAAGATGAGTATGCAACTTACATCAGAGGATTTAGTAAAACTTTATACAAAAATGAGCTCCATGCCGATTTTGGAGGAATGATTATAAAGGGTTCTGGTTATGTGGATATACCACTAATGTTGGATAGCTACAGAAAAAAGATTGCAAATCTGGGCTTCTATATTAATGATGAGTTTAATTACGATGATCTTAAGCTGATCGAAGATGGAGTTGAATGGAAAGGAATAGAAGCAGAAAAGATATTTTTTTGTGATGGAGTAGGAAGTGCATCTGGTAATCCATTTTTTAATTGGTTGGCTTTCAGGCCAGTAAAAGGAGAATTGCTAAAAGTTAAGTTCGAAAAAAATATTTTTGAACATGCTATAAACCGAGGTTGTTGGATTTTACCCCAGCCAGACGGTACAAGTAAAGTAGGAGCGACTTATAATAATAGAGAGCTTGATTACGAAGTAACAGAGGATGCAAGAAATATGCTCTTAGACAAAATGGAACAGCTTACTCATTTACCTTATCAAGTAGTAGGTCAGCTAACTGGCATAAGACCAGCTACTTATGATAGGCGACCATTTGTAGGTTTGCATCCAGTTTATGAGCAATTAGGAGTGTTTAATGGTTTGGGTGCAAAGGGAATTTCATTAGCTCCATACTTTGCAAAGCATTTTACAGAGGTACTTCTTTCGGGGTTTCCACTAATGGGATTAGTGGATATTAGCCGTGTAATACGGAAATATAATATAAAAAATGATGTGCTTACAAAACTTTAA
- a CDS encoding translocation protein TolB — translation MGKPNVSDKRNYSIYYSSQYMINKTFTLCLITICFLSIFSLETSAQFRQNHFGKNRVQYKRMEWNYISTTNFDIYFYDGGYDLAKLAAEYAEKDFDRITDLVGFSPYNKTKILIYNSIIDLQQSNIGVYDQGYDVGGQTNFVRSEIELAFTGSKANFKNELALGISDILIFEMMYGGNLKEIFQNSYLLNLPEWFMAGAATYIAEGWSVDMDDYLRDALSKKKMKKITNLEGEDAKLIGQSIWNYIAEEYGKSNIANVLNLTRIVRNEEQSIQQTLGIPFKTFIKGWKAYYDKQFNSIKEGHERPEDEQLLGKNKREKIYHQLKLSPDGRYLAYTENIRGRYKVKLLNIEKNKETVVLKGGYKLINQKVDEEMPLISWRDRNELGIFAAKNGKVFLRFYELKKSGNKRREKRTFRSFSNIKSFDISSDGNYMTLSAEWRGKNNLYIYNYRERKLTQVTNDPFDYLDASYLPGKDRKIVFSSNRPDDSISVIKSVKEEEITNNFNIFLYDPENPNTLSRLTNTLSKDVMPKAISEKEVLFLSDQRGISQMYKYDMEDSVSIQLTNYQTSIKTYDVRKNDMFAVMLYKSNEHIIHDKNFQDDVSTFTGKTYRQQIFDLRNLQELKRKRQEEERAKKLKEEKERKEKEEAKMLKRIQERAKAIQDSINKINSLEVVDSTMLEVQDSLEQKLENLTDTLQNEELQEIPVKEDSITHDDEIEQIVSNATDSTETEVDTDDYQFDTFSKGKRKSFLDKYRTKIEEQQEEEKEEFKITRSLPYEKQFAADNFVTSVKIDPQRGWGLLFEVAMTDVLENHKINAGIFYVTNLNNSNLFAEYEYLKTRLDYRARFERRNLEVPTESATEKYNMNLFQGSVSYPFNITSRISFEPFFATTRFTTTDINLLSEPDVVTNYTGFNSEFIYDNSIITGVNMMEGTRLKIKYENYIGLGENGKNKSFGQFYIDFRNYQKIHRSLIFATRVAYGQFTGQAKKEYLLGGVDNWLFNKFDTDVGEVVQENSDRMFINFATSMRGFKYNKLSGNNVILVNAELRFPLLKYFYKGTITSNFFRNLQLVGFTDVGSAWTGVSPFNRENALNTEVIESVNSEGGFIATVKNFKNPFLIGYGAGIRTMLLGYYTKFDVAWGIEDDSRQDPMFYFTLGHDF, via the coding sequence ATGGGAAAACCAAATGTATCCGATAAGAGAAATTACAGTATTTATTACAGTTCGCAATATATGATTAACAAAACTTTTACCCTTTGCCTTATCACCATTTGTTTTCTTTCGATCTTTTCGTTGGAAACCTCTGCTCAGTTTAGGCAGAATCACTTCGGTAAAAACAGGGTACAATATAAAAGAATGGAGTGGAACTACATTTCTACTACCAACTTTGATATCTATTTTTACGATGGTGGCTACGATCTTGCCAAATTGGCGGCAGAATATGCCGAAAAAGATTTTGATAGAATTACAGACTTGGTTGGTTTCTCGCCATACAATAAAACAAAGATCCTTATTTATAATTCAATCATCGATTTGCAACAAAGTAATATTGGTGTTTATGATCAAGGATACGATGTAGGTGGACAAACCAATTTTGTGAGATCAGAAATTGAATTAGCTTTTACAGGAAGCAAAGCCAACTTTAAAAACGAGCTGGCTTTAGGTATCTCAGATATTTTAATTTTTGAGATGATGTATGGCGGTAATTTGAAAGAGATTTTTCAAAACTCATATCTTTTAAACTTGCCAGAGTGGTTTATGGCTGGTGCTGCTACTTACATTGCCGAAGGTTGGAGTGTGGATATGGATGACTACTTGCGCGATGCACTCAGCAAGAAGAAAATGAAAAAAATCACCAACCTAGAAGGCGAAGATGCCAAACTTATTGGTCAATCAATCTGGAATTACATAGCTGAAGAGTACGGCAAATCCAACATTGCGAATGTGTTGAACTTAACTAGAATTGTAAGAAATGAAGAGCAAAGCATTCAGCAAACTTTAGGCATCCCATTTAAAACTTTTATAAAAGGTTGGAAAGCTTATTACGATAAACAATTCAATAGTATTAAAGAAGGTCACGAAAGACCAGAAGACGAGCAGCTGCTTGGTAAAAATAAAAGAGAAAAAATTTACCATCAATTAAAGCTTAGCCCAGATGGTAGATATTTAGCATATACAGAGAATATAAGAGGCAGATATAAAGTAAAATTACTTAATATAGAAAAGAACAAAGAGACTGTAGTTTTAAAAGGTGGTTACAAACTAATTAACCAGAAAGTAGATGAAGAAATGCCTTTGATCTCGTGGAGAGATAGGAATGAGTTGGGTATTTTCGCTGCAAAAAATGGTAAAGTATTTCTCCGCTTTTACGAGTTAAAGAAAAGTGGTAATAAGAGAAGAGAGAAAAGAACTTTTAGAAGTTTTAGCAATATTAAATCTTTTGACATCTCTTCTGATGGAAACTATATGACGCTAAGTGCTGAATGGAGAGGTAAAAACAACCTTTATATTTATAACTATAGAGAAAGAAAGCTTACACAAGTTACTAATGATCCATTCGATTATTTGGATGCTAGTTATTTGCCGGGTAAAGACAGAAAAATAGTTTTCTCTTCTAACAGACCAGACGATTCTATTTCGGTAATTAAGTCGGTTAAAGAAGAAGAAATTACGAATAACTTCAATATTTTCCTTTACGATCCTGAAAATCCGAACACCCTTTCGAGGCTTACCAATACATTAAGTAAAGATGTGATGCCTAAGGCAATTAGCGAAAAAGAGGTGCTTTTCTTAAGTGACCAGCGAGGTATTTCGCAGATGTATAAGTACGATATGGAAGATAGTGTTTCTATACAGCTCACAAATTACCAGACCAGTATAAAAACCTATGATGTAAGAAAGAATGACATGTTTGCGGTAATGCTTTATAAATCTAATGAACATATCATTCACGATAAAAACTTTCAAGATGATGTTTCAACTTTTACAGGAAAGACTTACAGACAGCAAATTTTTGATTTAAGAAACCTGCAAGAGTTAAAGCGTAAGCGTCAGGAAGAAGAGAGAGCTAAAAAGCTGAAAGAAGAAAAAGAGCGCAAAGAAAAAGAAGAAGCCAAGATGTTGAAGCGCATTCAAGAAAGAGCAAAAGCTATTCAAGATAGCATTAACAAGATAAACAGCTTAGAAGTTGTAGACTCTACCATGCTTGAAGTACAAGATTCACTAGAGCAAAAACTCGAAAACTTAACAGATACTTTGCAAAACGAAGAGTTACAAGAGATACCTGTTAAAGAAGATTCGATAACACATGACGATGAAATTGAGCAAATTGTAAGCAATGCTACAGACTCAACAGAAACGGAAGTAGATACAGACGATTATCAGTTTGATACCTTCTCTAAAGGCAAGCGAAAAAGCTTCTTAGACAAGTACCGAACCAAGATAGAAGAACAACAAGAGGAAGAAAAAGAAGAGTTTAAGATAACCCGATCGTTGCCTTACGAAAAGCAGTTTGCTGCCGATAATTTTGTTACTTCTGTAAAAATTGACCCGCAAAGAGGTTGGGGACTTCTATTTGAAGTTGCTATGACAGACGTACTGGAAAACCATAAAATTAACGCTGGTATTTTCTATGTTACTAACCTGAATAATAGTAACCTTTTTGCAGAGTATGAATACCTAAAAACCAGACTAGATTATCGTGCTAGATTCGAGAGAAGAAATCTGGAAGTTCCTACAGAGTCTGCCACAGAAAAATACAATATGAACTTATTCCAAGGTTCTGTTTCATATCCTTTTAACATAACCAGTAGAATTAGTTTTGAGCCATTTTTCGCTACTACCAGATTTACAACTACAGATATTAACTTGTTAAGTGAGCCTGATGTAGTAACAAACTATACTGGTTTTAACTCCGAATTTATTTACGATAACAGTATAATTACTGGTGTAAACATGATGGAAGGAACCAGACTTAAAATAAAATATGAAAACTATATAGGTCTGGGTGAAAATGGTAAAAACAAAAGCTTCGGGCAATTTTATATAGATTTTAGAAATTACCAGAAAATACACCGTTCACTCATCTTTGCTACTCGAGTAGCTTATGGGCAATTTACCGGACAAGCTAAGAAAGAATATTTGCTCGGTGGTGTAGATAACTGGCTGTTTAATAAGTTTGATACAGATGTGGGAGAGGTTGTACAAGAGAACAGTGATAGAATGTTTATCAACTTTGCAACCAGTATGAGAGGTTTTAAATACAACAAGCTTTCTGGTAACAATGTAATTTTGGTAAATGCCGAGTTAAGATTTCCACTACTTAAATATTTCTATAAAGGAACCATTACTTCTAACTTCTTTAGAAACTTACAGTTAGTTGGCTTTACAGATGTTGGTTCTGCTTGGACGGGTGTTAGTCCATTTAACAGAGAGAATGCGCTAAATACCGAAGTAATTGAAAGTGTTAACTCTGAGGGTGGTTTTATAGCAACTGTAAAGAACTTTAAGAATCCATTCCTGATTGGTTATGGTGCTGGTATCAGAACTATGTTGCTAGGTTATTACACTAAGTTTGATGTTGCTTGGGGTATAGAAGACGATTCTAGACAAGATCCAATGTTCTATTTTACACTAGGACACGATTTTTAA
- a CDS encoding ACP phosphodiesterase, with amino-acid sequence MNFLAHIFLAYPSEPLMVGNFIADFVKGKAYQNYPEKIQLGIIMHRQIDTFTDTHPIVKQSIRTIRPEQGRFSPVVIDMMYDHFLAAYWKDFHQEHSLEKFTKLAYKTFDENEQFFPEKVRTFFPYMKNDNWLLRYPTIGGLQKSLNGLYKRTGSISNMNKASETLIKNYDQLKSDFFEYFPLLQQFCIDFLAKK; translated from the coding sequence ATGAATTTTTTAGCACATATTTTCCTGGCTTATCCTTCTGAACCATTAATGGTGGGTAATTTTATAGCAGACTTTGTAAAAGGAAAAGCTTACCAAAACTACCCCGAAAAGATTCAGTTGGGAATTATAATGCACAGGCAAATAGATACTTTTACAGATACTCACCCTATTGTAAAACAAAGTATCAGAACAATACGACCCGAGCAAGGTAGATTCTCTCCTGTTGTAATAGACATGATGTACGATCATTTTCTTGCCGCCTACTGGAAAGATTTTCATCAAGAACATTCGCTCGAAAAATTCACTAAACTGGCTTACAAAACCTTTGATGAAAATGAGCAGTTTTTCCCTGAAAAGGTGAGGACCTTTTTTCCCTATATGAAAAATGATAATTGGTTATTGAGGTACCCAACTATAGGAGGTTTACAAAAAAGTTTGAATGGCTTATATAAGCGTACTGGAAGTATTTCTAACATGAACAAAGCTTCTGAAACACTTATCAAAAATTACGATCAATTAAAAAGCGATTTCTTCGAATACTTTCCGCTACTCCAACAGTTCTGCATAGATTTTCTAGCAAAAAAATAA
- a CDS encoding NUDIX hydrolase, with the protein MENKATRETLIEQLNTYEAYNAHEDKMLSNILGFVINHENCFLRSNLKGQVTASAWILDYDHQHVLMLHHTKLDKWLQPGGHTDGNPDVLAVAQKEVEEETGLTTLISFGEEIFDIDVHDIPAYKDVPAHKHYDVRFIFEADIDEPLVINHESKELKWVPLDEVKNYNSETSIMRMVEKTYEIG; encoded by the coding sequence ATGGAAAATAAAGCAACCAGAGAAACACTTATAGAGCAGTTAAATACTTACGAAGCTTACAATGCACATGAGGATAAAATGCTTAGCAACATTTTAGGCTTTGTAATTAATCATGAAAATTGTTTCTTAAGAAGTAATTTAAAAGGTCAGGTAACGGCTTCTGCTTGGATATTAGATTATGACCACCAACATGTGTTAATGTTACACCATACCAAGTTAGATAAATGGCTACAACCCGGCGGCCATACAGATGGTAACCCAGATGTGCTAGCAGTTGCACAAAAAGAAGTGGAAGAAGAAACCGGTTTAACCACTTTAATAAGCTTTGGAGAAGAGATTTTTGACATTGATGTACATGACATTCCAGCTTACAAAGATGTGCCAGCTCATAAGCATTACGATGTACGTTTTATTTTTGAAGCTGATATAGACGAGCCTTTGGTAATTAATCACGAATCTAAAGAGTTAAAATGGGTTCCATTAGATGAAGTTAAAAACTATAACAGTGAAACTTCTATAATGAGAATGGTGGAGAAAACTTACGAAATTGGTTAA